CAGCGTGCGCTGGGTAAACATCGCCACCAGCAGCACCATGATCGACAGCGCAATGTTAAAGGTGAACAGCAGGTCAAGAATGAATGCGGGTAACGGCAGCACCATCATCGACAGGATCAACATGATCAGTACCGGCCCCGCCAGCACCTGCCATTGCGTGTCTTTAAAGTTGCCCGGTAAACGCAGCTTCTCGGCTAAATTAGCCATCGTTTCTGTTCTCTCCTGCAAAGTCCATGTCTGCCGGAACCGGCAGGTTTTTTGGTTTGTTTGGAATCAGGCCGCCTTCACGCTTCCAGCGTCGTAGCTGCCAAACCCAGGCCAGCACTTCTGCCACCGCGCCATACAGCGCGCCGGGAATAAACTGGCCTATTTCCGTGTGTCGATACAGCGCACGCGCCAGCGGCGGCGCTTCCAGAATCGGGATGCGGTGCTCTTTGGCTAATTCACGAATTTTCAGTGCGATATCACCCGCGCCTTTCGCTACCACTTTTGGCGCGTTCATCTTGCCTTCCTGATATTTTAGCGCCACCGAGTAGTGCGTCGGGTTAGTGACGATGACATCCGCTGTGGGCACATCGGCCATCATGCGGCGACGTGCGGCGGCCCGCATCGCCTGACGAATACGCCCTTTGACGTGCGGATCGCCCTCGTTTTGCTTGTGTTCGTCGCGGATTTCCTGACGCGTCATCTTCAGTTTTTTGAAGTAGCTGTAGAGCTGCCAGAACACGTCAAAACCGACCATCGGGAACAATCCCAGCATGATCAGCCCGCAGCAGGCGGCCATCAGCGTTAGACCGTGGTGCAGCGCGTTGACCGGCGATTCGCTCATCAGGCGCAGCATCTCTTCCCAATGGCTCCAGATGTACCAACCGGCGACCACGCCAACCAGTACCGCTTTCATGATCGACTTCACCAACTCGGCCGCGGTTTGTCCGGAGAACATGCGGCCGATGCCGGTTAACGGATTGAGCTTCTTGAGATCGAACTTGATGGATTTACCGCTGAAGTTGAGACCACCCAACGCCATCGGTCCGGCAAGGGCCACCACCACTAAACCGCCCATCAGCGGCAGCAGCGCAATCACCGCTTGTTTAATCAGGCTGCCGATGTGGCCAATAATCACCTTGTCATCGCTTACCATGCCGTGATCAAAACGAAAACCGGTGGCCACCATGCTCGCCAGGCGCTCCGCCATGCTGTTACCGCCGACCCACAAAATCAGTAGCCCAATCAACAGCATCATCACTGAAGTCAGCTCGCGCGAACGCGGAATCTGCCCCTCCTCACGCGCTTTTTCAAGTCGGTGGGGTGTGGGCGATTCTGTTTTGTCCTCGTTACTCTCTTCAGCCACAACGCACCTCAGCTGGCAGGAATTCTGAGCATAGAATGCCAAAACCCGCTCAGGCTAAAGCGCGGATTAAAGGGGAGAAATGTGAGTTTATTTAGCCATAAGTGAAATTGCGCTCTGCTGCGCGTGAGTTTGCAGGGTGGCGGGCGGGCGATAGAAGCGCACTACGTCGCCCACCAGCAACAGCGCAGGTGAACGCGCTTGTTCGCGTAGCACCGTCTGCGGTAGCTCGGCAAGCGTGGTGATGAGCACGCGCTGATCGGCCCGTGTGCCATTCTCAATGATTGCCACCGGCGTCTGCGCGCTGCGCCCGTGCGCCTGAAGTTGTGCGCTGATGCTGGCACTCCACTTCAGCCCCATGTAAAACACCAGCGTCTGATTTTCTGCGGCCAAACTGGCATCCGCCAGCTGCGGTTCGCCGCTTTTACCGTGACCGGTAATCAACCGCAGCGACTGCGCACAATCACGATGCGTTAAGGGAATGCCGCTACTCGCCGCACATCCCGCTGCCGCAGTGATGCCAGGCACTATCTGGCAACCTATCCCGGCTTGTTGCAGGCACAGCATCTCTTCGCCGCCGCGTCCAAAGATAAAGGGATCACCGCCTTTTAGTCGCACCACTTGCCGACCGCTTCGGGCTAAATCCACCAGCAGTTGATTAATCTGCTCCTGCTTTAAGCCGTGGCTACCGGGCTGTTTACCCACATCAATCGCCAGCGTGCTCGCCGGCACTTCCGCCATGATCGCCTCACTCACTAAGCGGTCATACACCACCGCATCAGCGTGCTTGATCAATCGCCAGGCTTTAAGCGTCAGTAGCTCGACGTCTCCCGGTCCGGCACCGACCAACCAGACGCAGCCTTGCGGTTGCTCACTGCCTGAGGGATTAAACAACTGTTCAAGGGATTCACTGGCTTGCGTCATGGTGTTTTCCGTTACTGCGCCACGCGCAGGGATGAGATCAGTTGTTTCAGCTCCGGAAGGCAGGAGCCACAGTTAGTGCCGCACTTCAGCGCCGCCCCGAGCGCTGCCGGAGAGTCGCAGCCCTGTGCGATTGCCTGGCGGATCGCCACTTCCCCCACGCCAAAGCAGCTACAGAGTGTGCGCCCTTGGCGAGTGCCCTGAGCGGGCCGTCCACCCAAAAGCGCATGCCGCTGCTGCGGCGAATCCGGCGCATGGCTGAAGGCCTGCGCGACAAATTGATGGTCGATCTCCGGCAACCACGGCGCGACATAGAATGCGCACGCCAGCTCGCCTTCACGCCAGCCCAGCATATGCAGCTGCTGCCCCGCCTGCGCCTGCTGCCATTGCAGCTGTGACAAACCCGGCAGCTGCATCAGCCATTCGCCGGCATTTGTGCAGCCCGCCAGGACATAGCGCTGCACCGCGGACTGCGGCGCACGCGACCAATAGAGCAGCTGCGGCGGCGTGATGATGTGCGGCAGCCAGAGCCAACCTTGCCATTGAGGACGTAGCGGCTGTAAACGCACCGCGGTCTGTTTTAATGCCGGTTGACCCGAATCAGGGCAGCAGCTGGCCGCCACTAATCCGTCGACATTAGCCTGGCCGCTGAACTGTCGAGTCCAGTGCATCGGCACAAAGAGCTGCCCGCGCCTGAGTCCGTTATCGATGGTCACGCGCCCACTCCACCACCCTAGCGCCGACTGCACGCGCGTGACGTCGCCATGACTCAAACCGTGTGCCGCCGCATCGAGTGGATGCAGGGCCACAAACGGCTCATCGAAATGCTGCATCAGACGCGGCACATTGCCGGTACGCGTCATGGTGTGCCACTGATCGCGGATGCGACCGGTGTTCATCAACAACGGATAGTGCTGATTGGTGAGGTTTTTGACGGGCATTGCCGGTGGCAGTAGACGTGCTTTACCGTCGGCATGAAAAAAGTGGCGCTCGGCAAACAGTCGCGCAGTGCCGCTGGGGGCATTGCCATTGATTGGCCACTGCACTGGCTCAAGTTGGTCATACTGCTCGCGCGTAATTGGCGCTAATGCACTGATATCAAATGCGCGCGTACCCTGATTCTCAAAGCCCGAAAGCGCGGCGTGTTCGGCAAAAATCTCGCTCGGATGCTGCCAGGCAAACGCCGCAGCAAAACCGAGGCGCTGCGCCACCTGTGCCAGCAGCCACCAATCAGCCTTTGCTTCGCCTGCAGGCGCGCTAAAACTGCGCTGACGAGAAATACGCCGTTCGGAGTTGGTCACCGTGCCATTTTTCTCACCCCACGCCTGGGCCGGTAACAGCACGTCGGCAAACCGCGCGGTATCGCTTTGTGCACTGACTTCCGATACCACCACCAACTCGCAGTTCGCCAGCGCCTGGGCCACGCGATTGCCTTCCGGCATAGAAACCGCCGGATTGGTGCCCATAATCCACACGGCTTTCACGTCACCCCGTTCAATGGCGTTAAACAGATTTAGCGCCGTCAGTCCGGGCTGGCGCGCAATGCGTTCGCTACCCCAGAAACGCGCTAGCCTATCAACCTCTTGCGCACTAAAACCCATATGCGCCGCCAGCTGATTGGCTAAACCGCCCACTTCACGTCCGCCCATGGCGTTCGGCTGTCCGGTCAGCGAAAACGGGCCGCAGCCGGCACGGCCGATCTTGCCGGTGAGCAGATGGGCATTGAGGATGGCGTTATTGTTATCGCTACCGGTTTGCGATTGATTGATGCCCATGCACCACAACGTCAGCACCCGCGACTGCGCATTAAACTGCTGCCAAAAAGCGAGGATGTCGCGCTCGTTCAGCTGGCAAGCCTGTGCTACCGCCACCACATCCCACGCTTCACAGGCGGCTAAGGTGCTTTCCACATTCGTCAGATGCGGCAACATGCTGGCATCCACGCCGTCATGATGTACCAGCCAGTTCAGCAGACCGGCAAACAGTGCACTATCCGACCCCGGCTGCAGCGCCAAATGCAGGTCGGCAATGTCACAACTGGCGGTGCGACGTGGATCGATCACGATCAGCTGCATCTCCGGGCGATTGGCTTTAGCCTGCACCAGGCGCTGCCACGCCACCGGATGCGCCCACGCTGCGTTAGATCCCACCAGTACCACCAGATCTGCCTGTTCGAAATCGTCATAGCAGCACGGCACGGCGTCGGCGCCAAAGGCACGCTTGTAACCGATTACCGCTGAGGCCATACATAAACGCGAATTGGTATCGATATTGGCTGCACCAATAAAGCCCTTCATCAGCTTATTGGCGGTGTAATAATCCTCTGTTAACAGCTGCCCCGAGCCGTAAAAGGCCACCGCCTGCGGGCCATGCCGATCGATAATGCGACGAAATTCGCTTG
The sequence above is drawn from the Pantoea nemavictus genome and encodes:
- the flhB gene encoding flagellar biosynthesis protein FlhB; this encodes MAEESNEDKTESPTPHRLEKAREEGQIPRSRELTSVMMLLIGLLILWVGGNSMAERLASMVATGFRFDHGMVSDDKVIIGHIGSLIKQAVIALLPLMGGLVVVALAGPMALGGLNFSGKSIKFDLKKLNPLTGIGRMFSGQTAAELVKSIMKAVLVGVVAGWYIWSHWEEMLRLMSESPVNALHHGLTLMAACCGLIMLGLFPMVGFDVFWQLYSYFKKLKMTRQEIRDEHKQNEGDPHVKGRIRQAMRAAARRRMMADVPTADVIVTNPTHYSVALKYQEGKMNAPKVVAKGAGDIALKIRELAKEHRIPILEAPPLARALYRHTEIGQFIPGALYGAVAEVLAWVWQLRRWKREGGLIPNKPKNLPVPADMDFAGENRNDG
- the cobA gene encoding uroporphyrinogen-III C-methyltransferase: MTQASESLEQLFNPSGSEQPQGCVWLVGAGPGDVELLTLKAWRLIKHADAVVYDRLVSEAIMAEVPASTLAIDVGKQPGSHGLKQEQINQLLVDLARSGRQVVRLKGGDPFIFGRGGEEMLCLQQAGIGCQIVPGITAAAGCAASSGIPLTHRDCAQSLRLITGHGKSGEPQLADASLAAENQTLVFYMGLKWSASISAQLQAHGRSAQTPVAIIENGTRADQRVLITTLAELPQTVLREQARSPALLLVGDVVRFYRPPATLQTHAQQSAISLMAK
- a CDS encoding nitrate reductase, whose amino-acid sequence is MKTTCPYCGVGCGVEVNALDAPVSGDRQHPANLGRLCVKGSTLGDTLTHEGRLLWPQINGQRVSMDAALDHVASEFRRIIDRHGPQAVAFYGSGQLLTEDYYTANKLMKGFIGAANIDTNSRLCMASAVIGYKRAFGADAVPCCYDDFEQADLVVLVGSNAAWAHPVAWQRLVQAKANRPEMQLIVIDPRRTASCDIADLHLALQPGSDSALFAGLLNWLVHHDGVDASMLPHLTNVESTLAACEAWDVVAVAQACQLNERDILAFWQQFNAQSRVLTLWCMGINQSQTGSDNNNAILNAHLLTGKIGRAGCGPFSLTGQPNAMGGREVGGLANQLAAHMGFSAQEVDRLARFWGSERIARQPGLTALNLFNAIERGDVKAVWIMGTNPAVSMPEGNRVAQALANCELVVVSEVSAQSDTARFADVLLPAQAWGEKNGTVTNSERRISRQRSFSAPAGEAKADWWLLAQVAQRLGFAAAFAWQHPSEIFAEHAALSGFENQGTRAFDISALAPITREQYDQLEPVQWPINGNAPSGTARLFAERHFFHADGKARLLPPAMPVKNLTNQHYPLLMNTGRIRDQWHTMTRTGNVPRLMQHFDEPFVALHPLDAAAHGLSHGDVTRVQSALGWWSGRVTIDNGLRRGQLFVPMHWTRQFSGQANVDGLVAASCCPDSGQPALKQTAVRLQPLRPQWQGWLWLPHIITPPQLLYWSRAPQSAVQRYVLAGCTNAGEWLMQLPGLSQLQWQQAQAGQQLHMLGWREGELACAFYVAPWLPEIDHQFVAQAFSHAPDSPQQRHALLGGRPAQGTRQGRTLCSCFGVGEVAIRQAIAQGCDSPAALGAALKCGTNCGSCLPELKQLISSLRVAQ